A region from the Acyrthosiphon pisum isolate AL4f chromosome A1, pea_aphid_22Mar2018_4r6ur, whole genome shotgun sequence genome encodes:
- the LOC100167418 gene encoding acetylcholine receptor subunit alpha-like has protein sequence MLCTHHIGLFIIIIATQATHLWAFLRTVQIYNHNSTVEHILRKNIFKNYDKIVKPYAPQDKNSLEVSMKMLVKSAELNYEKSQMILSTWFIANWIDDRLTWNPSEYEHLNSIIVDHREIWHPDIMAFNNVDANMEDDRTHVNSVLNRSGGVIWVEPVQYIIHCKTDTTNWPHDTQTGVLKLGSWLYLGRDLNLTIDEGEEVEMASSHSEWDITNVSKERNIRYYDCCPDEQYIDIEYNITIRRKVHSYKSVLYIPALCSISFNLLTFWLSYSDNQSKLFVNLFKRTVRHFGHYGRVHKSTDCHFHCSG, from the exons ATGTTGTGCACTCATCATATTggattattcataattattatagctacaCAAGCTACACACCTGTGGGCTTTCTTGAGAACAG tcCAGATATATAATCACAATTCAACAGTAGAACATAtcttgagaaaaaatatttttaagaactatgaCAAGATAGTGAAACCTTACGCCCCCCAGGATAAAAACTCCTTAGAAGTGAGCATGAAAATGTTGGTAAAAAGTGCAgagttg AATTATGAAAAATCTCAAATGATACTCAGCACATGGTTCATAGcg AACTGGATCGACGATAGGTTGACTTGGAATCCGAGCGAATATGAACACCTGAATTCTATAATAGTCGACCACCGTGAGATCTGGCACCCGGACATCATGGCGTTcaacaa CGTCGACGCCAACATGGAAGACGATCGGACACACGTCAACAGCGTGTTGAACAGAAGCGGTGGGGTGATATGGGTTGAACCGGTGCAGTACATTATACATTGCAAGACGGACACAACAAACTGGCCTCACGACACGCAGACCGGAGTCTTGAAACTCGGGTCGTGGTTGTACTTGGGCAGAGACCTGAACCTGACCATCGACGAAGGAGAAGAA GTAGAAATGGCTAGCTCACACTCGGAATGGGACATCACTAACGTTTCCAAGGAGAGAAACATCAGGTACTATGACTGCTGTCCCGACGAACAATATATCGACATCGAATACAATATCACCATCAGGCGGAAGGTGCATTCCTATAAGTCAGTCCTCTATATCCCAGCTCTAT GCAGTATTTCGTTCAATTTACTAACATTTTGGCTCTCGTACTCCGACAATCAAAGTAAATTGTTTGTGAACCTGTTCAAACGCACTGTTCGTCACTTTGGCCATTATGGTCGTGTACACAAAAGTACCGATTGTCACTTCCACTGTTCCGGTTGA